In the Sphingobium sp. Z007 genome, GCCCGGCGACCTGGGAATTGCTGGCGGCGATCGACGCATGGCTGATGGACGAAGGGTCGCCGCGGATCGAGATACTGGCCGAAACCACTGGCCTGTCGCCCCGCCAGCTCGCCAGGCTGGCGAACAAATATTATGGCGCCCCGCCCAAATTATTGGCGCGCAAATATCGGGCGCTGCGCTGTTCGGCGCGAATCGCGCTGGATGGGGAAAGCTGGCAGCAATTATGCGAGGAAGGCGGCTTTTACGACCAGTCGCACTTCATCCGGGAGATCAAGCATTTCATCGGCCTGACCCCGCACCAGTTGCAGACCGAGCCTTCGGCGGTGGCGCAATTGACGTTGCTGCGGCGATCGCTGGGCGGCGACGTGGCGGTGCTCAACCGATTGAGTTAAGGCGTTCAGAACAGCGTCCTATCCGTTCCCCCTGCGCCTGTCGAAGGGCTACACGCCCGGAAGACAAGCGGGAGGCTAAGACAGGCTTGGCCCGAACGGATTATGCGAAGCGCGTCGTTCTGCGCCTTTTCGACGCAAAAATGCCTTGATTAACCGCGGCCGCAGGACCACATGCGCTCAATCGGATGGAATCAGTCCGATTTGAGAATGGTTCGCAATTGATATGAAATTATCGAGCTTCGCTGACTATGCGGTCGTGTTGATGTCCGCTGCGGCGCGCCATTGCGGCGCGGCGAAGATGAACGCGACCACGCTTTCGGCCGAAACCGGTATCCCGCTGCCCACCGCGCAGAAGCTGGTGAGCCGGCTGTCGGCGGCGGGATTGCTCGAATCGAGCCGGGGCACCGGCGGCGGCGTGCGGCTGTCGCGTCCGCCCGCGACGATCACGCTGGCCGATGTGGTGGAGGCGGTCGAGGGACCGATCGCCATGACCGCCTGCAACGAACTGGGCGCGCATGATTGCAACCTGGAAACCGACTGCCGCATCCGCCCGCACATGAACGTGGCCAATGAAGCGATCCGATCGGCCCTGGCCGGCGTGACGATCGCCAGCCTTAGCAGAGAAATGGCATGACCGAACAAATCACCACCGTTCGCAACCAGGAAGCGCAGGATGCGGCGGATCGCGCGTCCACCTACGAACATGGCTGGGCAAGCGATATCGAGCAGGATTTCGCGCCCAAGGGGCTGAACGAGGATACGGTCCGCTTCATTTCGGCCAAGAAGAAAGAGCCGCAATGGCTGCTCGACTGGCGGCTGAAGGCGTTCGCGATGTGGAAGACGATGACGCCGCCCGACTGGGCCAAGCTGAACGTGCCGCCGATCGACTATCAGGACGCCTATTATTACGCCGAGCCCAAGAAGAAGGTGGAGCTGGATTCGCTCGACGAGGTCGACCCCGAAATCCTCGCCACCTATAAGAAATTGGGCATCCCCATCGCTGAGCAGGAAATGCTGGCCGGGGTGAAGGGGAGCCGTCGGATCGCGGTGGACGCGGTGTTCGACAGCGTGTCGGTCGCCACCACCTTCCGCAAGGAGCTGGAGGAAGCGGGCGTCATCTTCCGCTCGATCAGCGAAGCGGTGCGCGAATATCCCGACCTGGTGAAGAAGTGGATGGGCAAGATCGTGCCGATGCACGACAATTATTTCGCCACTTTGAACTGCGCGGTCTTTTCCGACGGGACGTTCGTTTATATCCCCAAGGGGGTGCGTTGCCCGATGGAATTGTCCACCTATTTCCGCATCAACGCGGAAAATACCGGCCAGTTCGAGCGGACGCTGATCGTCGCGGACGAGGGGTCTTATGTCTCCTACCTCGAAGGCTGCACCGCGCCGATGCGCGACGAGAATCAGTTGCACGCCGCCGTCGTGGAGCTGGTCGCGCTGGACGACGCCGAGATCAAATATTCCACCGTCCAGAACTGGTATCCCGGCGACGCGGACGGGAAGGGCGGCATCTATAATTTCGTCACCAAGCGCGCGCTATGCCAGGGCAAGAACAGCAAGGTGTCGTGGACGCAGGTGGAAACCGGGTCGGCGATTACGTGGAAATATCCGTCCTGTGTGCTGAACGGCGAGAATAGCGTGGGTGAGTTCTATTCTGTCGCGCTGACGAATAACAGGCAGCAGGCCGATACCGGGACCAAGATGATCCATAACGGTAAAGGCACGCGGTCGACCATCGTGTCGAAGGGGATTTCGGCCGGGCGATCGAACAATACTTATCGCGGGCTGGTGCGTGTGGCGCCGGGGGCGGAAGGGGTGCGCAATTTCACCCAGTGCGACAGCCTGTTGCTGGGCGACCAGTGCGGCGCGCATACCGTGCCCTATATCGAGGTGAAGAACCCCAGCGCGCAGATCGAGCATGAGGCGACGACGAGCAAGATCAGCGACGACCAACTCTTCTATGCGATGCAGCGCGGGCTGAATGCGGAGAGCGCGGTGAGTTTGATCGTGAACGGGTTTGCGCGGGAGGTGCTGCAACAGTTGCCGATGGAGTTTGCGGTCGAGGCGCAGAAGTTGCTGGGGATTTCGCTGGAGGGGTCGGTTGGTTGATGCGTTCGCCAGGATGACGGTCAACGAGCGGCTCTTCGCTGCTGGGTTGCTGGCAGCCTACGAGGCAGCCCAGGCGGATGATGATTTTGAGAAGATAAACGAGATATTGGGCAGGGTTGGGCTGCACCAAGACGCCGACGGAATGATACATGCACGCTAACGCGGACGTGCTTTTCTGCGGTTTGAAAGGATAAGAATTTTGAGCGACGAAGACGATATTCAGGATGCCCTCGCGGATTTCGCGGAGGATGTCGGCAATGGCCAGTCATGGACTGCCGCGATCCGTATCCTGACCGAGGATTATGAGCTGGAAGAGGGCGAGTTGGAGCCGCGCGCGCGGGCCGAGTTCGGCGATCTGGACGCTTATGAGGCGCAGAGCCGCGAGGCGCTGCAAAAGGCCGATGCCGCGATGACCGAGAAGCTGCGCAAGGACAAGGCGTTCCATAAGGCCAAGGCGCCCAATCTGGCGCGTATGGGGCCGGTCAGCGAGTTTGTCGTCGCGCTGCTGGAGAAAGGTCCGCCGGAGGGCGAGGCCGACTGGTGGCCCTATATGCCGGTGAAGCGCTATATCGACACGCTGTTCCCCGCGCCGGGCGATGTGCGCGACATGGCGTTCTGGACCGCGCGGACGCTCCAGCGCGCGCATGAGGGATAAGAGATGCTTAACATCGACCAACTGACCAATGAGATTGACGGCAAGGCGATCCTGAAGGGATTGTCGCTGACCATCAACGCGGGTGAAATCCATGCGATCATGGGGCCGAACGGCGCGGGCAAATCGACGCTGGCCTACACGCTGGGCGGACGGCCGGGTTATGACGTGACGGGCGGTACCGCGACCTTCGAGGACGCGGACCTGTTCGACATGGAGCCGCATGAGCGCGCGGCGGCGGGGCTGTTTTTGGGCTTTCAATATCCGGTCGAGATTCCGGGCGTGTCCAACCTGCAATTCCTGCGCGAGAGCCTGAATGCGCAGAAGCGGGCGCGGGGCGAGAAGGAATTGAATGGTGGCGAGTTCATCCGGCTGGCCAAGGAGAAGGCTGCGCTGCTGGGCCTTGACATGGAGATGCTCAAGCGGCCGGTGAATGTCGGCTTTTCGGGCGGCGAGAAGAAGCGGGCCGAAATGGTGCAGATGGGCATCCTTGACCCCAAGCTGGCCATATTGGATGAAACCGACAGCGGCCTGGACATCGACGCCTTGAAGATCGTGGGCGCGGGGATCAACGCGATCATGCGCAAGCCCGACAGGGCGGTGCTGCTCATCACCCATTATCAGCGGCTGCTCGATTATGTGAAGCCGGACTTTGTGCATGTGCTGGCGGGCGGCCGGATCGTGAAGTCGGGCGGGCCGGAACTGGCGCTGGAGCTGGAGCGCGAAGGCTATGCCGAGGTGGTGGCAGCGTGAACGCTCTTGCTCTGCCAACCCGCCGCCAGGAAGACTGGCGCTATAGTGATGTCGAGGCGGTCGCCTCAATATGGCCTTTGCCTGCGCCGACGCGGATCGACGTGGCGGCGGGCGAAACCGCGCGCCATCATCTGTTGCAGGATGCGGCCGACGGCGCTGCGGCGGTGCATGAGTATGTCATCACCATAGCGGACGGGGCGCGGTGCGATTTTCATGTGCTCAATATCGGCGGCAGGCTGGGGCGGGTGACCTTTCATGTGACGATCGGCAGCCATGCGCATTTCGAGCTGAACGGCGCGATATTGGGCGGCGGCGACCAGACGTTGGAGATCATCACCAGCGTCACCCACGCCAAGCCCGATTCGACCAGCGGCCAGACCATCCGGTCTATTTTGGGCGGTCGCGCGACCGGCAGCTACCTTGGCAGCATCAATGTCGCGCGCGATGCGCAGCGGACCGACGCGTTTCAGTCGGTGAAAGCGATGTTGCTGGACCGGACGGCCACGGCGAACGCCAAGCCGGAGCTGGAAATCTTCGCCGACGACGTGAAATGCGCCCATGGCGCGACCGTGGGCGAACTGGACAAGGCGGCGCTGTTCTACATGGCGTCGCGCGGCATGGACCCGGCGACGGCCAAGACGCTGCTGCTGCGATCCTTCGTCGCGGGCGTGTTCGACGATGTGGCGGACGAGGCCGTGAAGGATGGGCTGGAAGCCGCCGCGATCGCCAAGTTGGAGGCGCTGGTATGACCGATCTCGCCCAGACCTTGCGGCTGCGGGATGATTTCCCCGGTGTGGGAGACTGGCATTATCTTGACAGCGCCGCCACTGCGCAGAAACCCAATGCGGTGATCGATGCGATCGCGCGCGCCTATGGGCCGGATTATGCGACGGTCCATCGCGGCGTCTATGAGCGCTCGGCGAACATGACGCTGGCCTATGAAGCGGCGCGGCGGAAGGTTGCGGGCTTTATCGGCGCGGCGTCGGACAGCGAGATCGTCTATGTCCGCGGCGCGACCGAGGGGATCAACCTGGTCGCGATATGCTGGGCGGGGACGCAGTTGCAGGCGGGCGATCGCATCCTGCTGTCTTGCCTTGAGCATCACAGCAATATCGTGCCGTGGCAGATGGTGGCGGAGAAGGTCGGCGCGCATATCGACGTCGTGCCGTTGACCGACGACGGCCGGATCGATCTGGATGCTATGCGGGCGATGATGACGCCGCGCCATCGGATGGTCGCGCTGGCCCATGTGTCGAACGTGCTAGGCAGTGTGCTGGACGTGCGCCGCGCCGCCGATATCGCCCATATGGTTGGCGCGAAGATATTGATCGACGGGTGCCAGGCGGTGCCGCGGCTGGCCGTCGATGTGGCAGCGATGGACTGCGATTTCTACGTCTTTTCCGCGCACAAGCTCTATGGCCCGACCGGTATCGGCGTGCTGTGGGGCCGCAAGGAATTGCTCGACGCGATGCCGCCCTATCAGGGGGGCGGGTCGATGATAGACAAGGTGACATTCGAAAAGACGACCTACGCCCCCGCGCCCACCCGGTTCGAGGCGGGGACGCCGCATATCACCGGGGTCGTCGGGCTTTCCGCCGCGATCGATTATGTGCAGGCGATCGGGCTGGATGTCATCCATGCCCATGAATGTGCGCTGGTGGCGAAGGCGCGGACGGCATTGGATGGCATGAACAGTATCCGCCTGTTCGGGCCGGACGACAGCGCGGGCATCCTGTCTTTCGCGGTCGAGGGGGTGCATCCGCACGATGTCGGCACCATATTGGACGAAACGGGCGTCGCCATAAGGGCCGGACATCATTGCGCGCAGCCGCTTATGCGCCATCTGGGCGTGGAGGCGACGGCGCGGGCCAGCTTCGGCATCTATAGCGACGAGAGCGATGTGGATGCGCTGGTCGCGGGACTAGAACGGGTAAGGAAAATCTTCGGATGACCGAGGAACGCAAGATCATGGTGGAAGAAGTGGATGCGGTGGAAACCCCGCCCAAGGCGCGTGTCGAAGAGGCACCGCGCCAGCGCGACTATCTGGACGGGTTTCTGGCCGCCGAGCCGAGCGACGTGGCGGCCGGGGAACCGGGCGGCAACCTCTATGACGGGATCATCGAGGCGCTGAAGGAGATTTTCGACCCGGAAATTCCGGTCAACATCTATGATCTGGGGCTGATTTATGGCGTCGATGTCACCGACGACGGTCACGCCGTCGTCACCATGACGCTGACCACGCCGCATTGCCCGGTCGCCGAATCCATGCCGGGCGAGGTCGAACTGCGCGTCGGCGCGGTGCCGGGTGTGGGCGATGCGCAGGTGAACCTGGTGTGGGACCCGCCATGGGACCCGCAGAAGATGAGCGACGAGGCCAAGCTGGAACTGGGGATGCTGTGATGACCGACGTGCAGACCAAGACCCGCGCCCGCCCCGCCGCCGTCATCCTGACGCCGACGTCGCAGGCGCGCATCGCCGACCTGATGCGCCAAGCGCCCGAGGGTGCGATCGGCGTCAAGCTCTCGACGCCCAAGCGCGGCTGTTCGGGCCTGGCCTATTCGGTCGATTATGTGACGGAAGAGGCCAAGTTCGACGAGAAGATCGAAACGCCCGGCGGGGTGCTGTATATCGACGGCGCATCGGTGTTGTATCTGATCGGTTCGACGATGGACTGGGTCGAGGATGATTTTACCGCCGGCTTCGTCTTCAACAATCCCAACGCCAAGGGCAGTTGCGGCTGTGGCGAGAGTTTCACGGTTTAGGGGATCATAGTCCCGCTTCGTTCGGTTCGAGCTTGTCGAGAACCCGGTGCGGCGTTCTCGACAAGCTCGAACCGAACGGAGGGTGTGTTGGCCCATATGCTAGTGCTCGGTATGGGCTATACCGCGTCCCGCATGGCTAAACGTCTGCGGTCGGGAGGGTGGCAAGTCACGGGCGTTCGGCGTAGCGCCGACGCGGATGTTCTGGCCTTCGATGACGAACGCGCCGTCTGTGCCGCCATCGCCAGCGCAACCCATATCCTCTCCTCCGTCCCGCCGGAAGGGGACGCCGACCCCGTTTTGACCCGCTACGGCGCGGCCATCGCAGCAGCGCCGGCGCTGTGGACCGGCTATCTGTCCTCCACCGGCGTTTATGGCGATGCGGCGGGGGCGTGGGTGGATGAGGCCAGCCCGATCGGGTTGGGGCGGCGGACGGCGCGGGCTGCTGCCGACGCCGACTGGGGGGCCTTGCGCGCCGAGATGCGGCGGTTTCGCCTGCCGGGCATCTATGGGCCGGGGCGATCGGCACTGGACCGGGTACGGGAAGGCAAGGCGCATCGCATCGCGCTGGCGGGCCAGTTGTTCAGCCGCGCCCATGTGGATGACATCGTCGCCGGGGTGATCGCGTCTATCCGCGCAGGGCCGCCCGGCGTCTATAATCTGGCGGACGACCTGCCCTGCGCCCAGAATGATGTGATAGAGGCCGCTTGCGACCTGCTGGGTAGACCATGGCCACCGCTACAGACCGTGGAGGAGGCCGCCCTGTCGCCGATGGCGCGGGGTTTTTATGCCGAAAATCGCCGCGTCGCCAATGGC is a window encoding:
- a CDS encoding SUF system Fe-S cluster assembly protein, translating into MTEERKIMVEEVDAVETPPKARVEEAPRQRDYLDGFLAAEPSDVAAGEPGGNLYDGIIEALKEIFDPEIPVNIYDLGLIYGVDVTDDGHAVVTMTLTTPHCPVAESMPGEVELRVGAVPGVGDAQVNLVWDPPWDPQKMSDEAKLELGML
- the sufB gene encoding Fe-S cluster assembly protein SufB gives rise to the protein MTEQITTVRNQEAQDAADRASTYEHGWASDIEQDFAPKGLNEDTVRFISAKKKEPQWLLDWRLKAFAMWKTMTPPDWAKLNVPPIDYQDAYYYAEPKKKVELDSLDEVDPEILATYKKLGIPIAEQEMLAGVKGSRRIAVDAVFDSVSVATTFRKELEEAGVIFRSISEAVREYPDLVKKWMGKIVPMHDNYFATLNCAVFSDGTFVYIPKGVRCPMELSTYFRINAENTGQFERTLIVADEGSYVSYLEGCTAPMRDENQLHAAVVELVALDDAEIKYSTVQNWYPGDADGKGGIYNFVTKRALCQGKNSKVSWTQVETGSAITWKYPSCVLNGENSVGEFYSVALTNNRQQADTGTKMIHNGKGTRSTIVSKGISAGRSNNTYRGLVRVAPGAEGVRNFTQCDSLLLGDQCGAHTVPYIEVKNPSAQIEHEATTSKISDDQLFYAMQRGLNAESAVSLIVNGFAREVLQQLPMEFAVEAQKLLGISLEGSVG
- a CDS encoding cysteine desulfurase, which codes for MTDLAQTLRLRDDFPGVGDWHYLDSAATAQKPNAVIDAIARAYGPDYATVHRGVYERSANMTLAYEAARRKVAGFIGAASDSEIVYVRGATEGINLVAICWAGTQLQAGDRILLSCLEHHSNIVPWQMVAEKVGAHIDVVPLTDDGRIDLDAMRAMMTPRHRMVALAHVSNVLGSVLDVRRAADIAHMVGAKILIDGCQAVPRLAVDVAAMDCDFYVFSAHKLYGPTGIGVLWGRKELLDAMPPYQGGGSMIDKVTFEKTTYAPAPTRFEAGTPHITGVVGLSAAIDYVQAIGLDVIHAHECALVAKARTALDGMNSIRLFGPDDSAGILSFAVEGVHPHDVGTILDETGVAIRAGHHCAQPLMRHLGVEATARASFGIYSDESDVDALVAGLERVRKIFG
- a CDS encoding iron-sulfur cluster assembly accessory protein codes for the protein MTDVQTKTRARPAAVILTPTSQARIADLMRQAPEGAIGVKLSTPKRGCSGLAYSVDYVTEEAKFDEKIETPGGVLYIDGASVLYLIGSTMDWVEDDFTAGFVFNNPNAKGSCGCGESFTV
- a CDS encoding NAD(P)-dependent oxidoreductase, whose protein sequence is MAHMLVLGMGYTASRMAKRLRSGGWQVTGVRRSADADVLAFDDERAVCAAIASATHILSSVPPEGDADPVLTRYGAAIAAAPALWTGYLSSTGVYGDAAGAWVDEASPIGLGRRTARAAADADWGALRAEMRRFRLPGIYGPGRSALDRVREGKAHRIALAGQLFSRAHVDDIVAGVIASIRAGPPGVYNLADDLPCAQNDVIEAACDLLGRPWPPLQTVEEAALSPMARGFYAENRRVANGRAKRLLGWSPRYPTYREGLRACL
- a CDS encoding SufD family Fe-S cluster assembly protein, with translation MNALALPTRRQEDWRYSDVEAVASIWPLPAPTRIDVAAGETARHHLLQDAADGAAAVHEYVITIADGARCDFHVLNIGGRLGRVTFHVTIGSHAHFELNGAILGGGDQTLEIITSVTHAKPDSTSGQTIRSILGGRATGSYLGSINVARDAQRTDAFQSVKAMLLDRTATANAKPELEIFADDVKCAHGATVGELDKAALFYMASRGMDPATAKTLLLRSFVAGVFDDVADEAVKDGLEAAAIAKLEALV
- a CDS encoding Rrf2 family transcriptional regulator, translated to MKLSSFADYAVVLMSAAARHCGAAKMNATTLSAETGIPLPTAQKLVSRLSAAGLLESSRGTGGGVRLSRPPATITLADVVEAVEGPIAMTACNELGAHDCNLETDCRIRPHMNVANEAIRSALAGVTIASLSREMA
- the sufC gene encoding Fe-S cluster assembly ATPase SufC; the encoded protein is MLNIDQLTNEIDGKAILKGLSLTINAGEIHAIMGPNGAGKSTLAYTLGGRPGYDVTGGTATFEDADLFDMEPHERAAAGLFLGFQYPVEIPGVSNLQFLRESLNAQKRARGEKELNGGEFIRLAKEKAALLGLDMEMLKRPVNVGFSGGEKKRAEMVQMGILDPKLAILDETDSGLDIDALKIVGAGINAIMRKPDRAVLLITHYQRLLDYVKPDFVHVLAGGRIVKSGGPELALELEREGYAEVVAA